From Aptenodytes patagonicus chromosome 1, bAptPat1.pri.cur, whole genome shotgun sequence, one genomic window encodes:
- the RAB19 gene encoding ras-related protein Rab-19, with translation MPFSSSGADDAFDYLFKIILIGDSNVGKTCVVHRFKTGQYNEKQQNTIGVDFTVRSMDIDGKKVKIQVWDTAGQERFRTITQSYYRSAHGAILAYDLTRRSTFESIPHWIHEIEKYGAANLVMMLIGNKSDSLDKRQVLFEDACTLAEKHGLLAVLETSAKEAQNIEEVFTLMAKELIARNTLQLHGENPPNSIYLDSRPVIASPSVEKTQCLC, from the exons ATGCCTTTCTCCAGCTCCGGCGCGGACGATGCCTTCGACTACCTCTTCAAGATCATCCTGATCGGGGACTCCAACGTGGGGAAGACCTGCGTGGTGCACCGCTTCAAGACGGGGCAGTACAACGAGAAGCAGCAGAACACCATCGGCGTCGACTTCACTGTGCGCTCGATGGACATCGACGGCAAGAAAGTGAAG ATCCAAGTGTGGGACACAGCTGGTCAAGAACGCTTCCGGACAATAACCCAGTCCTATTACAGGAGTGCCCATGGGGCCATCCTTGCCTATGACCTTACTAGGAGGTCCACATTTGAATCCATTCCTCACTGGATTCACGAAATTGAAAAGTATGGTGCTGCAAACTTGGTCATGATGTTAATTG GGAACAAATCAGATTCACTGGATAAGCGCCAAGTCCTGTTTGAAGATGCCTGCACACTGGCAGAGAAGCATGGGCTCTTAGCTGTACTGGAGACATCAGCAAAAGAAGCTCAAAACATAGAAGAGGTGTTCACGTTGATGGCTAAGGAGCTAATAGCCCGAAATACCTTGCAGCTCCATGGAGAGAACCCTCCGAACAGCATCTATCTTGATTCCAGGCCAGTGATTGCCAGTCCAAGTGTGGAGAAGACCCAGTGCCTCTGTTGA